A DNA window from Daucus carota subsp. sativus chromosome 3, DH1 v3.0, whole genome shotgun sequence contains the following coding sequences:
- the LOC108214780 gene encoding uncharacterized protein LOC108214780 isoform X6 gives MSLHFKGSKGYIHVASQGSPCQMNILKLDKNQLSCQIPHLLFLDQIKIDEVIHDIIAELTNAKKEIDEVIHNRTAERLIQRRLIRGTDIAQLSSLAYFELCDFWIPK, from the exons ATGTCCCTTCACTTCAAAG GGAGCAAGGGATACATACATGTTGCCTCGCAGGGTTCCCCATGTCAG ATGAACATCCTTAAGTTGGACAAGAACCAGTTATCATGTCAGATTCCTCATTTGCTATTTCTAGACCAAATTAAG ATAGATGAGGTTATCCATGACATAATTGCAGAGCTGACTAATGCAAAGAAGGAG ATAGATGAGGTGATCCATAACAGAACTGCAGAGCGACTAATACAAAGAAG ATTGATCCGCGGCACCGATATAG ctcagctcaGCTCACTTgcatattttgaattatgtgACTTTTGGATTCCTAAATGA
- the LOC108210692 gene encoding probable ribose-5-phosphate isomerase 3, chloroplastic translates to MATLSLLSLPSLHRKTTPHLSLRPHTTPSPSFITFSSPSPSPPTLSQDDLKKLAADKAVDYVKSGMVLGLGTGSTAAFVVSKLGELLANNALTDIVGIPTSQRTYEQALSLNIPLSTLDAHPHLDLAIDGADEVDPDLNLVKGRGGALLREKMVEAASDKFVVVVDDSKLVSGLGGSGLAMPVEVVQFCWKYNLVRLQDMFKDQGVEAKLRLDGEKPYVTDNMNYIVDLYFKTPITDAPAAGKEISSLEGVVEHGLFLDMTTAVIIAGSDGVSVKSK, encoded by the coding sequence atggccactctctctctcctctctctcccaTCTCTCCACCGCAAGACAACCCCCCACCTCTCTCTCCGGCCCCACACAACCCCCTCTCCCTCCTTCATCACCTTCTCCTCTCCCTCCCCATCTCCCCCAACTCTCTCCCAAGACGACCTCAAAAAACTCGCCGCCGACAAGGCCGTCGACTACGTCAAATCCGGCATGGTCCTCGGCCTCGGCACCGGCTCCACCGCCGCCTTCGTCGTCTCCAAGCTCGGCGAACTCCTCGCCAACAACGCCCTCACTGACATTGTAGGTATCCCCACTTCTCAACGCACTTATGAACAAGCATTGTCTCTTAACATTCCTTTATCGACTCTCGATGCTCATCCGCATCTCGATTTAGCAATCGACGGTGCGGATGAGGTGGACCCTGATTTGAATTTAGTCAAGGGCCGTGGAGGTGCCCTTTTGAGGGAGAAGATGGTGGAGGCTGCTTCCGATAAGTTTGTTGTAGTTGTGGATGATTCCAAGCTTGTTAGCGGGCTCGGTGGGAGTGGACTTGCAATGCCGGTTGAGGTTGTGCAGTTTTGTTGGAAGTATAATTTGGTCAGGTTGCAAGATATGTTTAAGGATCAAGGGGTAGAGGCCAAATTAAGATTAGATGGGGAGAAACCGTATGTCACGGATAATATGAACTATATTGTGGATTTGTATTTCAAGACTCCGATCACGGATGCTCCTGCTGCTGGGAAAGAGATTTCGAGTTTGGAAGGTGTGGTGGAACATGGGCTGTTTCTTGATATGACCACTGCAGTGATTATTGCTGGTAGTGATGGAGTTAGTGTTAAGAGCAAGTGA
- the LOC108214780 gene encoding uncharacterized protein LOC108214780 isoform X7, with translation MSLHFKGSKGYIHVASQGSPCQIDEVIHDIIAELTNAKKEIDEVIHNRTAERLIQRRLIRGTDIGMACICIMRKWCKTDAGNHFSNGAKWISVMSTCLKLDAGEMRS, from the exons ATGTCCCTTCACTTCAAAG GGAGCAAGGGATACATACATGTTGCCTCGCAGGGTTCCCCATGTCAG ATAGATGAGGTTATCCATGACATAATTGCAGAGCTGACTAATGCAAAGAAGGAG ATAGATGAGGTGATCCATAACAGAACTGCAGAGCGACTAATACAAAGAAG ATTGATCCGCGGCACCGATATAGGTATGGCTTGCATCTGTATTATGAGGAAGTGGTGTAAAACTGATGCTGGCAACCATTTTTCTAATG GGGCAAAATGGATATCTGTGATGAGTACCTGTCTGAAGCTCGATGCTGGTGAAATGAGATCCTAA
- the LOC108210559 gene encoding PITH domain-containing protein At3g04780 isoform X1: protein MSAIQRSQLDLLEFIDWTGIECLNQNPSHPFGNALKQGYREDAGLFLESDADEQLLIYIPFTQVIKLHSMVLEGPEEEGPKTVKLYSNKEHMGFSNVNDYPPSDTTVLTSDHNKGLPIAVKYVKFQNVRSLTIFIEDNQSGSEITKVKKIGLYGTTVETTDMKSLKKIEDH from the exons ATGTCTGCAATTCAGAGAAGCCAA ctGGATCTCTTGGAGTTCATTGATTGGACAGGGATTGAGTGTCTGAATCAGAACCCTAGTCACCCTTTTGGCAATGCTCTTAAACAG GGTTATAGGGAAGATGCTGGTTTGTTTTTGGAGAGTGATGCGGATGAGCAACTCTTAATATATATACCTTTTACCCAAGTAATTAAGCTTCACTCTATGGTCCTGGAAGGTCCCGAGGAAGAAG GTCCAAAAACAGTAAAACTTTATTCCAATAAGGAGCATATGGGGTTCAG CAATGTTAATGACTATCCACCAAGTGACACAACTGTTTTAACCTCGGATCACAATAAG GGCCTACCGATTGCTGTAAAGTATGTCAAGTTTCAAAATGTTCGCAG TTTGACCATTTTTATCGAGGATAATCAATCTGGGTCTGAGATTACGAAAGTGAAAAAAATTGGCTTATATGGAACTAC GGTGGAAACTACCGATATGAAAAGTTTGAAAAAGATAGAAGACCATTGA
- the LOC108214780 gene encoding uncharacterized protein LOC108214780 isoform X3 — protein MYSANIHFYIFFPYIFFRKDIKIKGLRHIDEVIHDIIAELTNAKKEIDEVIHNRTAERLIQRRLIRGTDIGMACICIMRKWCKTDAGNHFSNGAKWISVMSTCLKLDAGEMRS, from the exons ATGTATAGTGctaatatacatttttatattttctttccttatatttttttcagaaaagaTATAAAGATAAAGGGCTTGCGACAT ATAGATGAGGTTATCCATGACATAATTGCAGAGCTGACTAATGCAAAGAAGGAG ATAGATGAGGTGATCCATAACAGAACTGCAGAGCGACTAATACAAAGAAG ATTGATCCGCGGCACCGATATAGGTATGGCTTGCATCTGTATTATGAGGAAGTGGTGTAAAACTGATGCTGGCAACCATTTTTCTAATG GGGCAAAATGGATATCTGTGATGAGTACCTGTCTGAAGCTCGATGCTGGTGAAATGAGATCCTAA
- the LOC108210559 gene encoding PITH domain-containing protein At3g04780 isoform X2, with product MSAIQRSQLDLLEFIDWTGIECLNQNPSHPFGNALKQGYREDAGLFLESDADEQLLIYIPFTQVIKLHSMVLEGPEEEGPKTVKLYSNKEHMGFSNVNDYPPSDTTVLTSDHNKGLPIAVKYVKFQNVRRCISLLNGGNYRYEKFEKDRRPLILE from the exons ATGTCTGCAATTCAGAGAAGCCAA ctGGATCTCTTGGAGTTCATTGATTGGACAGGGATTGAGTGTCTGAATCAGAACCCTAGTCACCCTTTTGGCAATGCTCTTAAACAG GGTTATAGGGAAGATGCTGGTTTGTTTTTGGAGAGTGATGCGGATGAGCAACTCTTAATATATATACCTTTTACCCAAGTAATTAAGCTTCACTCTATGGTCCTGGAAGGTCCCGAGGAAGAAG GTCCAAAAACAGTAAAACTTTATTCCAATAAGGAGCATATGGGGTTCAG CAATGTTAATGACTATCCACCAAGTGACACAACTGTTTTAACCTCGGATCACAATAAG GGCCTACCGATTGCTGTAAAGTATGTCAAGTTTCAAAATGTTCGCAGGTGCATAAGTTTGCTGAAT GGTGGAAACTACCGATATGAAAAGTTTGAAAAAGATAGAAGACCATTGATTCTGGAATGA
- the LOC108214780 gene encoding uncharacterized protein LOC108214780 isoform X8 has protein sequence MLPRRVPHVRKDIKIKGLRHIDEVIHDIIAELTNAKKEIDEVIHNRTAERLIQRRLIRGTDIGMACICIMRKWCKTDAGNHFSNGAKWISVMSTCLKLDAGEMRS, from the exons ATGTTGCCTCGCAGGGTTCCCCATGTCAG aaaagaTATAAAGATAAAGGGCTTGCGACAT ATAGATGAGGTTATCCATGACATAATTGCAGAGCTGACTAATGCAAAGAAGGAG ATAGATGAGGTGATCCATAACAGAACTGCAGAGCGACTAATACAAAGAAG ATTGATCCGCGGCACCGATATAGGTATGGCTTGCATCTGTATTATGAGGAAGTGGTGTAAAACTGATGCTGGCAACCATTTTTCTAATG GGGCAAAATGGATATCTGTGATGAGTACCTGTCTGAAGCTCGATGCTGGTGAAATGAGATCCTAA
- the LOC108214780 gene encoding uncharacterized protein LOC108214780 isoform X4 yields MSLHFKGSKGYIHVASQGSPCQMNILKLDKNQLSCQIPHLLFLDQIKIDEVIHDIIAELTNAKKEIDEVIHNRTAERLIQRRLIRGTDIGMACICIMRKWCKTDAGNHFSNG; encoded by the exons ATGTCCCTTCACTTCAAAG GGAGCAAGGGATACATACATGTTGCCTCGCAGGGTTCCCCATGTCAG ATGAACATCCTTAAGTTGGACAAGAACCAGTTATCATGTCAGATTCCTCATTTGCTATTTCTAGACCAAATTAAG ATAGATGAGGTTATCCATGACATAATTGCAGAGCTGACTAATGCAAAGAAGGAG ATAGATGAGGTGATCCATAACAGAACTGCAGAGCGACTAATACAAAGAAG ATTGATCCGCGGCACCGATATAGGTATGGCTTGCATCTGTATTATGAGGAAGTGGTGTAAAACTGATGCTGGCAACCATTTTTCTAATG GTTAG
- the LOC108214780 gene encoding uncharacterized protein LOC108214780 isoform X9 has translation MSLHFKGSKGYIHVASQGSPCQMNILKLDKNQLSCQIPHLLFLDQIKIDEVIHDIIAELTNAKKEIDEVIHNRTAERLIQRRLIRGTDIAQLTCIF, from the exons ATGTCCCTTCACTTCAAAG GGAGCAAGGGATACATACATGTTGCCTCGCAGGGTTCCCCATGTCAG ATGAACATCCTTAAGTTGGACAAGAACCAGTTATCATGTCAGATTCCTCATTTGCTATTTCTAGACCAAATTAAG ATAGATGAGGTTATCCATGACATAATTGCAGAGCTGACTAATGCAAAGAAGGAG ATAGATGAGGTGATCCATAACAGAACTGCAGAGCGACTAATACAAAGAAG ATTGATCCGCGGCACCGATATAG ctcaGCTCACTTgcatattttga
- the LOC108214780 gene encoding uncharacterized protein LOC108214780 isoform X2 yields the protein MRGCPFTSKGARDTYMLPRRVPHVRKDIKIKGLRHIDEVIHDIIAELTNAKKEIDEVIHNRTAERLIQRRLIRGTDIGMACICIMRKWCKTDAGNHFSNGAKWISVMSTCLKLDAGEMRS from the exons ATGCGCGGATGTCCCTTCACTTCAAAG GGAGCAAGGGATACATACATGTTGCCTCGCAGGGTTCCCCATGTCAG aaaagaTATAAAGATAAAGGGCTTGCGACAT ATAGATGAGGTTATCCATGACATAATTGCAGAGCTGACTAATGCAAAGAAGGAG ATAGATGAGGTGATCCATAACAGAACTGCAGAGCGACTAATACAAAGAAG ATTGATCCGCGGCACCGATATAGGTATGGCTTGCATCTGTATTATGAGGAAGTGGTGTAAAACTGATGCTGGCAACCATTTTTCTAATG GGGCAAAATGGATATCTGTGATGAGTACCTGTCTGAAGCTCGATGCTGGTGAAATGAGATCCTAA
- the LOC108214780 gene encoding uncharacterized protein LOC108214780 isoform X5, protein MNILKLDKNQLSCQIPHLLFLDQIKIDEVIHDIIAELTNAKKEIDEVIHNRTAERLIQRRLIRGTDIGMACICIMRKWCKTDAGNHFSNGAKWISVMSTCLKLDAGEMRS, encoded by the exons ATGAACATCCTTAAGTTGGACAAGAACCAGTTATCATGTCAGATTCCTCATTTGCTATTTCTAGACCAAATTAAG ATAGATGAGGTTATCCATGACATAATTGCAGAGCTGACTAATGCAAAGAAGGAG ATAGATGAGGTGATCCATAACAGAACTGCAGAGCGACTAATACAAAGAAG ATTGATCCGCGGCACCGATATAGGTATGGCTTGCATCTGTATTATGAGGAAGTGGTGTAAAACTGATGCTGGCAACCATTTTTCTAATG GGGCAAAATGGATATCTGTGATGAGTACCTGTCTGAAGCTCGATGCTGGTGAAATGAGATCCTAA
- the LOC108214780 gene encoding uncharacterized protein LOC108214780 isoform X10, with product MSLHFKGSKGYIHVASQGSPCQMNILKLDKNQLSCQIPHLLFLDQIKIDEVIHDIIAELTNAKKEIDEVIHNRTAERLIQRRWVKVCP from the exons ATGTCCCTTCACTTCAAAG GGAGCAAGGGATACATACATGTTGCCTCGCAGGGTTCCCCATGTCAG ATGAACATCCTTAAGTTGGACAAGAACCAGTTATCATGTCAGATTCCTCATTTGCTATTTCTAGACCAAATTAAG ATAGATGAGGTTATCCATGACATAATTGCAGAGCTGACTAATGCAAAGAAGGAG ATAGATGAGGTGATCCATAACAGAACTGCAGAGCGACTAATACAAAGAAG GTGGGTCAAGGTTTGTCCGTAG
- the LOC108211893 gene encoding zinc transporter 5 has protein sequence MSPHQFVLFSLVLFMIPNLILAECTCDSEAEERDKNLALKYKIVAIVSILVASAIGVCIPFLGKIIPALSPEKNLFFLVKAFAAGVILATGFIHVLPDAFENLTSPCLKENPWGKFPFTGFIAMVAAIGTLMIDSYATSFYSKSHMSNKAQNTVAVADVEDSGTHVHGHVHGGLASEPSQQLIRQRVVSQVLELGIVVHSVIIGISLGASESPKTIKPLVAALTFHQFFEGMGLGGCITQAKFKSRAVAVMALFFSLTTPLGICIGLGITNSYDENSTTALIVEGSFNAASAGILIYMALVDLLAVDFMSPKLQNDGKLQLGANVSLLLGAGCMSLLAKWA, from the exons ATGTCACCTCATcagtttgttttattttctcTTGTATTGTTTATGATTCCGAATTTGATTTTAGCTGAATGTACATGTGATTCCGAAGCAGAGGAGCGCGACAAGAATCTAGCTTTGAAGTATAAGATAGTTGCTATAGTTTCGATACTTGTAGCAAGTGCAATCGGTGTTTGTATTCCTTTTCTAGGAAAGATAATTCCGGCTTTGAGTCCGGAGAAGAATTTGTTTTTTCTGGTTAAGGCTTTTGCCGCGGGTGTGATTTTGGCAACCGGATTTATACATGTGCTTCCTGATGCGTTTGAGAATTTGACATCTCCGTGTTTGAAAGAAAATCCCTGGGGAAAATTCCCGTTTACGGGATTTATTGCCATGGTTGCAGCAATCGGGACTCTAATGATCGATAGTTATGCGACTTCTTTTTATAGCAAATCACATATGTCTAATAAAGCTCAAAATACCGTTGCTGTTGCCGATGTGGAGGACTCGGGGACTCACGTGCATGGCCATGTTCATGGAGGTTTGGCTTCGGAGCCCTCCCAACAGCTTATTCGACAACGCGTGGTATCACAA GTACTGGAACTGGGAATAGTTGTGCACTCTGTGATAATTGGAATATCATTGGGTGCTTCGGAGAGTCCCAAAACAATCAAACCCCTGGTGGCTGCACTCACTTTCCATCAATTTTTTGAGGGCATGGGCCTCGGCGGATGCATCACTCAG GCGAAATTCAAGTCTCGGGCAGTAGCTGTAATGGCATTGTTTTTCTCACTGACAACGCCGCTTGGGATTTGTATTGGATTAGGGATAACAAACAGTTACGACGAGAATAGTACAACAGCCTTGATTGTCGAGGGCAGCTTCAATGCAGCATCAGCAGgtatattgatatatatggcACTGGTTGATCTGCTTGCTGTTGATTTCATGAGCCCCAAATTACAAAACGATGGAAAGCTCCAATTGGGAGCTAATGTTTCCCTTCTTCTTGGTGCTGGTTGTATGTCTCTTCTAGCCAAATGGGCTTAA
- the LOC108214780 gene encoding uncharacterized protein LOC108214780 isoform X1 encodes MSLHFKGSKGYIHVASQGSPCQMNILKLDKNQLSCQIPHLLFLDQIKIDEVIHDIIAELTNAKKEIDEVIHNRTAERLIQRRLIRGTDIGMACICIMRKWCKTDAGNHFSNGAKWISVMSTCLKLDAGEMRS; translated from the exons ATGTCCCTTCACTTCAAAG GGAGCAAGGGATACATACATGTTGCCTCGCAGGGTTCCCCATGTCAG ATGAACATCCTTAAGTTGGACAAGAACCAGTTATCATGTCAGATTCCTCATTTGCTATTTCTAGACCAAATTAAG ATAGATGAGGTTATCCATGACATAATTGCAGAGCTGACTAATGCAAAGAAGGAG ATAGATGAGGTGATCCATAACAGAACTGCAGAGCGACTAATACAAAGAAG ATTGATCCGCGGCACCGATATAGGTATGGCTTGCATCTGTATTATGAGGAAGTGGTGTAAAACTGATGCTGGCAACCATTTTTCTAATG GGGCAAAATGGATATCTGTGATGAGTACCTGTCTGAAGCTCGATGCTGGTGAAATGAGATCCTAA